From one Lolium rigidum isolate FL_2022 chromosome 4, APGP_CSIRO_Lrig_0.1, whole genome shotgun sequence genomic stretch:
- the LOC124706302 gene encoding uncharacterized protein LOC124706302 isoform X2 gives MMDESSTRSHVSEGNRIGYVRSESMDSTGHPSAAISSSLLSRRSSRLSSRGSISLSREMGDSILNSMRHSLQSADQLLGDADSSALAQVIDSGDRVLALEDNADEDTANTLDQQKAGTLRDNRIHGYSSHGTGVPAPESSVEPKEESSSAKVEQYMLSRRLDYASYLIHLATFGIFGVFTRYGLQKLFGPGCLALTSNQSPLYLDLPSNMLGSFLMAWFGIIFKTDIRHISDHLIVGITTGYMGSLTTFSGWNQAVVSMSSKDHWAYAIAGIVLGMFIVNESIRVGAETGAQSC, from the exons ATGATGGACGAGTCTTCAACCAGGAGCCATGTTTCCGAGGGAAATCGTATAGGCTATGTAAGAAGCGAATCCATGGATTCGACTGGTCATCCTTCAGCTGCTATCTCCAGTTCACTGCTAAGCAGGAGAAGCAGCAGGCTCAGTTCAAGGGGATCCATCAGCCTATCCCGTGAGATGGGTGACTCGATCCTGAACTCTATGAGGCATTCCCTTCAGTCGGCAGACCAGTTGCTAGGTGACGCCGATAGCTCGGCTTTGGCTCAAGTCATTGACAGTGGTGACCGAGTGCTAGCGTTGGAAGATAATGCCGATGAAGATACAGCAAATACCTTAGATCAACAAAAGGCTGGTACTCTCCGGGATAATCGAATCCATGGCTACAGCTCACATGGCACAGGTGTGCCAGCACCTGAATCTTCTGTGGAGCCAAAGGAGGAGAGCTCATCAGCCAAG GTTGAACAGTATATGCTTTCTCGAAGGCTTGACTATGCTTCATACTTGATCCATTTAGCTACCTTCGGGATTTTTGGG GTATTTACAAGGTACGGGCTCCAAAAGTTGTTTGGCCCAGGCTGTCTTGCACTCACCTCAAACCAGAGCCCATTATACCTTGATCTTCCATCGAACATG CTAGGATCCTTCCTGATGGCCTGGTTTGGGATCATCTTCAAGACTGACATTCGGCACATATCTGATCATCTCATTGTTGGAATCACAACTGGGTACATGGGAAGCCTTACCACCTTTAGCGGGTGGAACCAGGCAGTGGTTAGCATGTCTTCCAAAGACCATTGGGCATATGCTATAGCCGGCATAGTATTAG GAATGTTCATCGTCAATGAGTCCATCAGGGTGGGTGCTGAAACAG GTGCGCAGTCTTGCTGA
- the LOC124706303 gene encoding phragmoplastin DRP1E-like, whose protein sequence is MKPMENVIELVNRIQRACTVLGDHGGDGAAASLPALWEALPSVAVVGGQSSGKSSVLESIVGRDFLPRGSGIVTRRPLVLQLHKTNEGQEDYAQFLHNPKRRFTDFALVRKEIEDETDRLTGRTKQISPVPIHLSIYSPKVVNLTLIDLPGLTKVAIDGQPESIAQDIENMVHLYVDKPNCIILAISPANQDIATSDAIKLARDVDPTGERTFGVLTKLDLMDKGTDALDVLEGRAYRLQHPWVGIVNRSQADINKNVDMILARRKEQEFFESSPEYAHLASRMGSEYLAKLLSQQLEAVIRARIPSITSLINKTIDDLESEMNHLGRPIGSDAGAQIYLILELCRAFDKIFKEHLDGGRSGGDRIYWVFDNQLPAALLKLPFDRYLSLQNVKRVVSQADGYQPHLIAPEQGYRRLIESGLNYFRGPAEASVDAVHNVLKELVMKSIGETEELRRFPTLQRELAAACYHSLERFREDGRKTTVRLVDMEATYLTVEFFRKLPQEVDRAGTENPPSPSSDRYTDAHFRRIASNVSSYIGMVSDTLKNTIPKAVVHCQVREAKRSLLNNFYTQLGGKDATQLSLLLDEDPTLMDRRQQCFKRLELYKSARDEIDAVSWSR, encoded by the exons ATGAAGCCCATGGAGAACGTGATCGAGCTCGTGAACCGCATCCAGCGCGCCTGCACCGTGCTCGGGGACCACGGCGgagacggcgccgccgcctctctcccCGCCCTCTGGGAGGCGCtcccctccgtcgccgtcgtcggaggCCAG AGTTCCGGGAAGTCGTCCGTGCTGGAGAGCATCGTGGGGCGCGACTTCCTTCCTCGCGGGTCTG GGATCGTGACGAGGAGGCCGCTGGTTCTGCAGCTGCACAAGACGAACGAAGGGCAGGAGGATTACGCCCAGTTCCTTCATAATCCCAAGCGCCGGTTCACTGATTTCG CTCTTGTGAGGAAGGAAATCGAAGATGAAACTGATAGGTTGACAGGGAGAACAAAACAAATATCTCCAGTTCCTATCCATCTCAGCATATACTCACCAAAAG TTGTCAACTTAACATTGATTGATCTGCCGGGTCTAACTAAGGTTGCAATAG ATGGACAGCCTGAAAGCATTGCTCAGGATATTGAAAATATGGTGCACTTATATGTTGACAAG CCAAACTGTATTATACTTGCTATATCTCCTGCTAATCAAGATATAGCAACATCTGATGCCATTAAGCTTGCTCGGGATGTTGATCCAACTG GTGAAAGAACCTTTGGTGTGTTGACTAAGCTTGATTTGATGGACAAGGGAACAGATGCACTTGAT GTTCTTGAAGGAAGAGCTTACAGGCTACAGCACCCTTGGGTTGGAATTGTTAACCGTTCACAAGCAGATATCAACAAGAATGTTGACATGATTCTTGCTAGGAGAAAAGAGCAAGAGTTCTTTGAGTCTAGTCCTGAATATGCTCATTTAGCCAGCAGGATGGGTTCAGAATATCTTGCTaaacttctttcacag CAACTCGAGGCAGTGATCAGGGCACGCATTCCAAGCATCACATCTTTGATAAACAAAACTATTGATGATCTTGAATCTGAGATGAATCACCTTGGTAGACCTATTGGATCTGACGCTGGG GCTCAGATATACCTAATCTTGGAGCTTTGCCGTGCATTTGACAAAATATTTAAAGAACATCTTGATGGAGG ACGATCTGGTGGGGATCGAATTTACTGGGTATTTGATAACCAACTCCCTGCTGCTCTGCTGAAGCTTCCATTTGACCGCTACCTCTCTTTGCAAAATGTTAAACGAGTTGTTTCACAAGCTGATGGTTATCAGCCTCATTTAATTGCTCCTGAGCAAGGGTACCGTCGACTAATCGAGTCTGGTCTCAATTATTTTAGAGGGCCAGCAGAAGCTTCTGTAGATGCT GTGCATAATGTTTTGAAAGAGCTGGTAATGAAATCAATTGGAGAGACTGAG GAATTGAGAAGATTTCCCACTCTTCAAAGGGAGCTTGCTGCTGCATGCTACCACTCCTTGGAGAGATTCCGTGAAGATGGTCGAAAAACTACTGTACGATTGGTTGATATGGAAGCAACGTACTTGACAGTGGAGTTCTTCCGCAAGCTTCCACAGGAAGTGGACAGGGCTGGAACTGAAAaccctccctctccttcttctgatCGCTACACTGACGCACACTTCAGGAGGATTGCTTCAAATGTATCCTCGTACATTGGCATGGTATCTGATACACTGAAGAATACTATCCCCAAGGCTGTTGTTCACTGTCAAGTCCGGGAAGCCAAGCGGTCCTTGCTGAACAATTTCTATACTCAATTGGGTGGCAAAGAT GCTACGCAGCTCTCACTACTCCTTGATGAGGATCCTACACTGATGGACCGCAGGCAGCAATGCTTTAAGAGGCTTGAGCTATACAAGTCTGCCAGGGATGAGATTGACGCGGTTTCATGGTCGCGGTGA
- the LOC124647782 gene encoding SH2 domain-containing protein A-like, with amino-acid sequence MAAPPAEPCGMDGYLGLRDVRVELNLGAARGGGEGGSSGGGGFTVCFWLYLSGPARPSSVILHQITAGGDNKLPFLALSEGNRLLLFPLLRLHKEAPGASSYPWTDTTNISAVNECPLEKWVHIGCEVTENVMRLHIDGDLVSETHLCALPSEPDNQDDAYQICLVGNSDKVEGYVYNIQVLSMLGTIHKQYTENTPSKLSIDYSCCDGIEVGDDGIWCIVGGKASCRRNFIMEVVLTNAFGEPVNKDTQIVASLVYADNGAVVEKSRDDAEPPLLIAFEGLEYPAKSRPLPILRGRALFKLKISQLSSKCDNKLFRIYFSTLHVQKYPFLEASSKPVRCISRGRPNRPMGPRKRTSSATVGEIQSVNNHQGFGRDGKVNACLQSHDLACLHPSKFLKVEVDGIETHKIATQSEQDRKLVLETPSVTRTDSTTSDSDSIDGGSSWSGSDRDEVETFSDAMVFRYCLEGTCERSTFLKGAASSINVDDLIALANQVSLYSGCSHHRYQIIISKQLLEEGADTWSIISKNKERALWSSAVPEIVAKFMDISRSANRGLSEQDLEVLRGIAGCGDDLGRDEFDRLWYWLYPVAASLSKDKINNLWACTEPVWIDGLITKEEAENALRSSRELIRKPGTFILRFPTTRSWPHPDAGSLVVTYVGFDNSIHHRLLSLDFSAARAGSLQDLLLQEPELLQLGRVDRLPTAMRN; translated from the exons atggcggcgccgccggcggaacCCTGCGGGATGGACGGCTACCTCGGCCTACGCGACGTGCGGGTCGAGCTTAACCTAGGAGCGGCAcgaggcggcggagaaggaggTTCGAGCGGGGGCGGCGGCTTCACCGTCTGCTTCTGGCTCTACCTCTCCGGCCCCGCGAGACCTTCCTCCGTGATCCTCCACCAG ATAACTGCAGGGGGTGACAACAAGCTGCCATTTCTCGCTTTAAGCGAAGGAAATAGGCTGCTTCTCTTCCCATTGCTGAGGTTGCATAAAGAAGCTCCTGGCGCTAGTTCCTATCCATGGACTGACACGACCAATATATCGGCTGTAAATGAATGCCCTCTTGAGAAGTGGGTACACATTGGATGCGAG GTTACTGAAAATGTTATGCGCCTCCACATTGATGGTGATCTAGTTTCCGAGACCCATCTTTGTGCGCTCCCTAGCGAGCCAGacaatcaagatgatgcataccaAATTTGCTTAGTTGGAAATAGTGACAAGGTCGAAGGCTATGTCTACAATATTCAAGTGCTATCTATGCTAGGAACCATACACAAGCAATATACAGAG AATACACCATCTAAGTTATCTATTGACTACTCATGCTGCGATGGAATCGAGGTGGGCGATGACGGCATTTGGTGCATTGTGGGTGGAAAG gcTTCTTGTCGGAGGAACTTCATTATGGAAGTAGTACTAACAAATGCTTTTGGTGAACCTGTGAACAAGGATACACAG ATTGTTGCTTCACTTGTCTATGCTGACAATGGAGCAGTAGTCGAAAAATCAAGGGATGATGCAGAACCTCCCCTGCTGATTGCCTTTGAAGGACTTGAATACCCAGCTAAAAGCAGGCCTCTTCCAATTCTCCGTGGGCGTGCACTATTTAAGCTCAAGATATCTCAG CTATCTTCTAAATGTGACAACAAGCTGTTTCGCATTTATTTCTCTACACTTCACGTGCAAAAATATCCTTTTCTGGAGGCATCTTCCAAACCAGTTCGCTGTATATCTCGAGGCCGTCCCAACCGTCCaatgggtcctcgaaaacggacaAGTTCTGCAACAGTTGGTGAAATTCAATCAGTCAACAATCATCAAGGGTTTGGTCGTGATGGCAAAGTAAACGCTTGCTTACAGTCTCATGATCTGGCGTGTTTGCATCCGTCCAAGTTTCTCAAGGTAGAAGTTGATGGCATAGAGACTCACAAAATAGCAACCCAG AGTGAGCAGGACAGAAAATTGGTGTTGGAAACACCAAGTGTCACCAGAACTGACTCTACAACATCTGACTCCGACAGCATTGACGGGGGGAGTTCTTGGAGTGGATCAGATAGGGATGAAGTTGAAACTTTTTCGGATGCTATGGTCTTCAGATATTGTCTAGAAGGCACATGTGAGCGGTCAACTTTTCTTAAAGGTGCAGCTTCTTCTATCAATGTGGATGACTTGATAGCACTTGCAAATCAGGTCTCTTTGTATAGTGGATGCTCCCATCACAG ATACCAAATAATTATTTCAAAGCAATTGCTCGAAGAGGGCGCTGACACTTGGAGCATAATTTCAAAGAACAAGGAGCGTGCTCTGTGGTCATCTGCGGTTCCTGAAATCGTGGCAAAATTTATGGACATTTCCCGTTCTGCAAATAGAGGTTTGTCAGAACAG GATTTGGAGGTTCTAAGAGGAATTGCCGGCTGTGGTGATGATCTTGGAAGGGACGAATTTGATAGGCTATGGTATTGGCTATACCCAGTGGCTGCTTCTCTTTCCAAAGATAAAATCAACAACCTGTGGGCTTGCACAGAACCTGTATGGATAGATGGATTGATTACTAAAGAGGAAGCTGAAAATGCGCTAAGAAGTTCGAGGGAACTGATCAGGAAGCCGGGAACATTCATTCTCAGATTCCCTACAACACGAAGTTGGCCACATCCCGATGCTGGAAGCCTTGTTGTGACCTATGTTGGCTTTGATAACTCAATTCATCACAGACTTCTCTCCCTAGATTTCAG CGCTGCTAGGGCTGGGAGCCTACAAGATTTGCTGCTGCAGGAACCTGAATTACTCCAGCTAGGCAG GGTTGATCGCCTACCAACTGCCATGAGAAATTAA
- the LOC124649222 gene encoding uncharacterized protein At5g43822 has translation MEAVVRKVQQRVRKVREEMERWDDLNARLLTQFSNAAIIIGRLPVLGDAKNYGVLRCVPKIREDLLGKQMESLELIFVSMRATLEEFSGLAKGFSKALLNTKQMVRGGSALTAKQLQLQVGILPTIADCLDGLQKLADMHQAEYAVKSSIISLLTWKSSSSDLAAMRQLIVDQPNIPKDEVQSIFDIIFADEIC, from the exons ATGGAGGCGGTGGTGCGGAAGGTGCAGCAGCGGGTGAGGAAggtgcgggaggagatggagcggtGGGACGACCTCAACGCCCGCCTCCTCACCCAGTTCTCCAACGCCGCCATCATCATCGGCCGCCTTCCG GTGCTTGGAGATGCTAAAAATTATGGTGTCCTGCGGTGCGTGCCCAAGATTAGGGAGGATCTCCTGGGGAAGCAGATGGAGAGCCTGGAGCTCATCTTTGTTTCGATGAGGGCGACACT GGAGGAGTTCAGTGGCCTTGCCAAAGGTTTCAGCAAGGCGCTGCTTAATACTAAGCAGATGGTTAGGGGTGGATCGGCGCTCACAGCAAAACAGTTGCAGTTACAAGTGGGAATCTTGCCAACTATTGCGGACTGCTTGGATGGACTACAAAAGCTGGCTGACATGCACCAGGCTGA GTATGCTGTAAAATCATCGATCATCTCTTTGTTGACATGGAAGAGCAG TTCAAGTGACCTTGCTGCAATGCGTCAACTCATTGTAGACCAACCAAACATACCAAAAGATGAAG TGCAATCTATTTTCGACATTATATTTGCAGATGAAATTTGTTAA
- the LOC124706302 gene encoding uncharacterized protein LOC124706302 isoform X1 yields the protein MMDESSTRSHVSEGNRIGYVRSESMDSTGHPSAAISSSLLSRRSSRLSSRGSISLSREMGDSILNSMRHSLQSADQLLGDADSSALAQVIDSGDRVLALEDNADEDTANTLDQQKAGTLRDNRIHGYSSHGTGVPAPESSVEPKEESSSAKVEQYMLSRRLDYASYLIHLATFGIFGVFTRYGLQKLFGPGCLALTSNQSPLYLDLPSNMLGSFLMAWFGIIFKTDIRHISDHLIVGITTGYMGSLTTFSGWNQAVVSMSSKDHWAYAIAGIVLGMFIVNESIRVGAETGERLRSWIVKCIKENSSIGTKCDWEHLRVDTRTKHYVLIAVMLILLSFLWVLSITLAIIKVRSLADGAVLWLGCSVAPPGVWLRWYLARLNGQGIGKKRSLKWLPIGTLAANVLAAGIMASLAVTAKAVNTKRSATVLNSIQFGFLGCLSTVSTFAAEIYAMRSSGQIGRAFVYASATFMLSFVLGTLIYSVPVWVKHYQ from the exons ATGATGGACGAGTCTTCAACCAGGAGCCATGTTTCCGAGGGAAATCGTATAGGCTATGTAAGAAGCGAATCCATGGATTCGACTGGTCATCCTTCAGCTGCTATCTCCAGTTCACTGCTAAGCAGGAGAAGCAGCAGGCTCAGTTCAAGGGGATCCATCAGCCTATCCCGTGAGATGGGTGACTCGATCCTGAACTCTATGAGGCATTCCCTTCAGTCGGCAGACCAGTTGCTAGGTGACGCCGATAGCTCGGCTTTGGCTCAAGTCATTGACAGTGGTGACCGAGTGCTAGCGTTGGAAGATAATGCCGATGAAGATACAGCAAATACCTTAGATCAACAAAAGGCTGGTACTCTCCGGGATAATCGAATCCATGGCTACAGCTCACATGGCACAGGTGTGCCAGCACCTGAATCTTCTGTGGAGCCAAAGGAGGAGAGCTCATCAGCCAAG GTTGAACAGTATATGCTTTCTCGAAGGCTTGACTATGCTTCATACTTGATCCATTTAGCTACCTTCGGGATTTTTGGG GTATTTACAAGGTACGGGCTCCAAAAGTTGTTTGGCCCAGGCTGTCTTGCACTCACCTCAAACCAGAGCCCATTATACCTTGATCTTCCATCGAACATG CTAGGATCCTTCCTGATGGCCTGGTTTGGGATCATCTTCAAGACTGACATTCGGCACATATCTGATCATCTCATTGTTGGAATCACAACTGGGTACATGGGAAGCCTTACCACCTTTAGCGGGTGGAACCAGGCAGTGGTTAGCATGTCTTCCAAAGACCATTGGGCATATGCTATAGCCGGCATAGTATTAG GAATGTTCATCGTCAATGAGTCCATCAGGGTGGGTGCTGAAACAGGTGAGCGCCTACGAAGCTGGATCGTGAAATGCATCAAGGAAAATAGTTCAATAGGAACAAAATGTGACTGGGAGCACTTGCGGGTGGACACTAGGACTAAACATTATGTCCTCATAGCAGTTATGTTGATTTTGCTTTCTTTCTTGTGGGTTCTGAGCATCACGTTGGCCATAATAAAGGTGCGCAGTCTTGCTGACGGCGCTGTACTCTGGTTGGGGTGCTCGGTCGCGCCTCCAGGCGTTTGGTTACGCTGGTACCTGGCAAGGCTGAACGGTCAGGGAATTGGCAAAAAGAGATCCCTCAAATGGCTGCCAATTGGGACACTTGCAGCCAATGTTCTTGCTGCAGGCATCATGGCATCGCTCGCTGTGACCGCCAAAGCG GTGAATACAAAGCGATCAGCAACTGTTCTTAATAGCATTCAGTTCGGATTCCTTGGTTGCCTGAGCACAGTGTCTACTTTTGCTGCTGAAATCTATGCCATGAGAAGCAGCGGACAGATCGGTAGGGCCTTTGTTTATGCCTCGGCGACCTTCATGTTGTCCTTCGTACTGGGAACTCTGATATACTCAGTGCCAGTATGGGTCAAGCATTACCAATAG
- the LOC124705438 gene encoding uncharacterized protein LOC124705438 produces MKCKLHPYANAVGVCAPCLRDRLLVLAAERDRAGATAACSSSGASSQASSPTRGRSASPYAATAAAPQQQHRRSDACAYASSRHGHSHRPELLFFSTPQVGPSTRAADDEPGGGERKKSAHRRRSFLAALFGAGRRRARQQEVSADDPPRRSTSWLSAIVRRKRRPASSLPRPLDEEPGSPVGSTSSSWWFPSPSPARHHQHQQHRRGRPGGSAASGDGISGFAVCLSPLVRPSSGGRRRCQPSDASSQGEAHRRHMSAGGATSFDRNTSRKLADMGRFR; encoded by the exons ATGAAGTGCAAGCTCCACCCGTACGCGAACGCGGTCGGCGTCTGCGCGCCCTGCCTCCGCGACCGCCTGCTCGTGCTCGCCGCCGAGCGCGACCGGGCGGGCGCCACCGCCGCctgcagcagcagcggcgccagCAGCCAGGCCAGCTCGCCCACGCGCGGCCGCTCCGCGTCGCCGTACGcagcgaccgccgccgccccgcagcagcagcaccggcgctCCGACGCCTGCGCGTACGCCTCGTCCCGCCACGGCCACAGCCACCGGCCGGAGCTCCTCTTCTTCAGCACGCCGCAGGTAGGGCCCTCCACGCGCGCGGCGGACGACGAGCCCGGCGGGGGCGAGCGGAAGAAGTCCGCCCACCGGCGGCGCTCCTTCCTGGCGGCGCTCTTCGGGGCCGGCCGGCGCCGCGCGCGGCAGCAAGAGGTGTCGGCG gacgaccctcCGCGGCGGTCCACCTCGTGGCTGTCGGCCATAGTGCGGCGCAAGCGGAGGCCGGCGTCGTCGCTGCCGCGGCCGCTGGACGAGGAGCCCGGGTCGCCCGTGGGCAGCACCAGCAGCAGCTGGTGGTTCCCCTCGCCGTCCCCGGCCAGGCACCACCAGCACCAGCAGCACCGCCGCGGCCGGCCCGGCGGATCGGCCGCCAGCGGGGACGGGATCTCGGGCTTCGCGGTGTGCCTCAGCCCGCTCGTCCGCCCcagcagcggcggccgccggcgctgcCAGCCGTCGGACGCGTCGTCGCAGGGCGAGGCCCACCGGCGGCACATGTCGGCAGGCGGCGCCACGTCGTTCGATCGCAACACCTCCCGGAAGCTCGCCGACATGGGCAGGTTCCGATGA
- the LOC124708927 gene encoding nuclear intron maturase 2, mitochondrial: protein MPPPRRSLLSSLLRLRACSSLAYHPPRPPPPSSRRHQFVADPNAAAATTARTGLGLGVGSNPLDPAQLLRDDPVSITASLWVSSFRAAAPGNDAAPPPPPPSLAPFLTRLELWVLAYQKAYADETGSYLPRSSIPASTLASLLTLRNAVIDARFRFGNRLTPYLQSPRAAASPDPSTLSKRKLRALLTTPGPAPFQDRVVQELLLLLLEPVYESRFSPKSFAFRPGRSPHAALRSIRRTWAPYLWYIRGDLSPLLDSPDPALVVGALIRDVRDKKVVDLVRSALLTPVVTARPGDDDASKKKKKRKYQKKKVLPEGEPKPDPYWLQTFFGFAPEEALTQPDWGHCGVLSPLLANVCLDEFDKWMDEKIKEFYKPSKSDVVGGEDGIEQGNTSWPEFVPTSGPDKTRKVDYIRFGGHFLIGVRGPRADAAVIRKQLIEFCDQRFRIKLDNETLPIEHITKGIMFLDHVLCRRVVYPTLRYTATGGKIISEKGVGTLLSVTASLKQCIRQFRKLEFLKGDREPDPQPCFRMFHATQAHTNSQMNKLLMTMAEWYRYADNRKKVVNFCSYIIRGSLAKLYAAKYKLRSRAKVYKIASRNLSRPLKDKKGQSPEYTNLLRMGLVDSVDGLQYTRMSMVPDPDYTPLPSGWRPDHEKFLMEYIKLTDPQTLEEQRSCIREEGLITPQDQISMLVWSYKKNAALLPSSKESDVQGSIEDPGSDTDELNNSELGHGSNQVFSQPAEMS from the coding sequence ATGCCTCCACCCCGCCGCTcgctcctctcctccctcctccgcctccgcgcctGCTCCTCCCTTGCCTACCACccaccgcggccgccgccgccttcctcgcgccgccaccagtTCGTCGCCGaccccaacgccgccgccgccaccacagcTCGAACCGGCCTCGGCCTCGGCGTCGGAAGCAATCCCTTGGACCCGGCGCAGCTCCTCCGCGACGACCCGGTCTCCATCACCGCGTCGCTGTGGGTCTCCTccttccgcgccgccgcaccaggcaacgacgccgcgccgccgcctcccccgcccTCGCTCGCGCCCTTCCTCACGCGCCTCGAGCTCTGGGTGCTCGCCTACCAGAAGGCCTACGCCGACGAGACGGGCTCCTACCTGCCCCGCTCCTCCATCCCGGCCTCCACGCTCGCCTCCCTCCTCACGCTCCGCAACGCCGTCATCGACGCCCGCTTCCGCTTCGGCAACCGCCTCACCCCCTACCTCCAGTCCCCGCGCGCCGCGGCCTCCCCGGACCCCAGCACGCTCTCCAAGCGCAAGCTCCGCGCCCTCCTCACCACCCCGGGCCCGGCCCCCTTCCAGGACCGCGTCGTGCAggagctgctcctgctgctgctcgagCCCGTCTACGAGTCGCGCTTCTCGCCCAAGTCCTTCGCCTTCCGCCCCGGCCGGTCCCCGCACGCCGCGCTCCGCAGCATCCGCCGGACCTGGGCGCCCTACCTCTGGTACATCAGGGGGGATCTGTCCCCGCTGCTCGACTCCCCTGACCCTGCGCTCGTGGTCGGCGCGCTCATCCGTGATGTGCGCGACAAGAAGGTTGTCGATTTGGTCCGCTCCGCGCTGCTTACTCCAGTGGTGACAGCAAGGCCGGGTGACGATGAtgcatcgaagaagaagaagaagaggaagtacCAGAAAAAGAAGGTGctgccggaaggggagccgaagCCTGACCCCTACTGGCTGCAGACCTTCTTTGGGTTCGCACCGGAGGAGGCGCTGACCCAGCCGGATTGGGGGCATTGTGGGGTGCTCAGCCCGTTGCTCGCCAATGTGTGCCTGGATGAGTTTGATAAATGGATGgatgagaagatcaaggagttttACAAGCCGTCCAAGTCCGATGTCGTGGGAGGGGAGGATGGCATCGAGCAGGGGAATACATCATGGCCGGAGTTTGTTCCCACGAGCGGGCCTGACAAAACAAGGAAGGTGGATTACATTCGCTTTGGTGGGCATTTCCTGATTGGGGTTAGGGGCCCTAGAGCCGACGCTGCAGTGATCCGGAAGCAGCTCATTGAGTTCTGCGACCAGCGGTTCAGGATCAAGCTTGACAATGAGACCCTCCCAATTGAGCACATCACTAAAGGGATCATGTTCCTCGATCATGTCCTGTGTCGTCGTGTTGTGTACCCAACCCTCCGTTACACAGCCACTGGAGGCAAGATCATTAGTGAGAAGGGGGTTGGTACTCTGCTCTCGGTTACAGCCAGTTTGAAGCAGTGCATCAGGCAGTTCCGGAAGCTAGAGTTTTTGAAGGGAGATCGTGAACCAGACCCACAGCCATGCTTCAGGATGTTCCATGCCACACAGGCCCACACAAACTCACAGATGAATAAGCTTTTGATGACGATGGCAGAATGGTATCGCTACGCTGATAACCGCAAAAAGGTTGTCAACTTTTGCTCTTACATTATAAGGGGGTCCTTGGCAAAGTTATATGCTGCCAAGTATAAGCTGCGCTCAAGGGCAAAGGTTTATAAGATTGCATCAAGGAATCTTAGTCGACCATTGAAGGATAAGAAAGGGCAGTCACCAGAATACACCAATTTGCTGAGAATGGGTCTTGTGGACTCAGTTGATGGACTTCAGTATACAAGGATGTCCATGGTTCCTGACCCCGACTATACACCATTACCAAGTGGATGGCGCCCAGACCATGAGAAGTTTCTGATGGAGTATATAAAACTCACAGATCCACAGACATTGGAAGAGCAACGAAGCTGCATTAGAGAGGAAGGGCTTATAACGCCACAGGACCAAATTTCAATGCTCGTATGGAGCTACAAGAAAAATGCTGCTTTACTACCTTCTTCAAAAGAAAGTGATGTCCAAGGATCCATAGAAGACCCTGGTTCAGATACAGATGAATTGAATAACAGTGAGCTAGGGCATGGCAGCAATCAGGTTTTTTCACAACCTGCTGAAATGTCATGA